The genomic segment TATTGACTCAAAAATTCCCTTCCTGATAGAGTCATTCACTAATCAGCAATTCCCGATTTTGACTCTCGAACAGCATAAAATTTTATCAAGCAAATTTGACTATGAAGTTTGGCAGCCTTTGGAAGATAATAGACTCTGTGTAAGATTTTGCACAAGCTGGGCTACTAGTGATGAGTCAATCGAAAAATTATCACAGGAGATTAAACAATTATGAATCGTAACAGAAATCTTGAGAAAAATTATTCACCGGATTCAATTGAACAAAAATGGTATAAAAAATGGCTTGAGGCTGGACTCTTTGACGCAAATATAAATCCTGACGCAAAAGCATTTTCTATTGTGATACCGCCTCCGAACGTAACTGGCTCTCTTCACGTTGGACACGCATTTGATCACACTTTTCAAGATATAATGTGCCGAGCTAAAAGAATGGAAGGTTACAGCGTTTTATGGCTTCCGGGAACAGATCACGCAGGAATAGCGACTCAAAATGTAGTGGAGAAGGATTTAGCGAAAAAGGGAATCTCACGTTATGATCTTGGCCGCGAAGAGTTCGTAAAAAAAGTATGGGAATGGAAAAAAGTTTACGGCTCAAGAATTATCGAACAAATGAAGAGACTCGGGAATTCATGCGACTGGCGGCGTGAGAGATTCACTCTTGACGAGGGATTATCGCGTGCAGTCCGTGCTGTTTTCGTGAGATTATATAAGAAGGATTTAATTTATCGAGGGAAGTATATAGTAAACTGGTGCCCCCGTTGTGCTACGGCTATATCTGATTTAGAGGTCGAATACAGCGAGGAACAGGGCAATTTTTACTATGTCAAGTACCCACTGATAGAACAGGACTGCGGAGAAAATTTTATTATAGTAGCAACAACAAGGCCGGAAACTATTATAGGCGATGTAGCTATAGCAGTTCACCCTAGGAGCGAGAAATATAAACACTTAATCGGCCGTCATGTCAAAGTCCCGTTAACTGAGCGAGTTATACCCATAATTCAAGATAACATGGTAGATCCTGAATTCGGGACGGGCTGCGTGAAAATTACTCCGGCACATGATCCTAATGATTTTCTTGTAGGCTTGAATCACAATTTAGAGCAGATTCAAGTAATTGACTCACAGGGCATAATGAACGAGAACGCCGGCAAATATCAGGGAATGACCATAAAAGACGCTCGCACTGAGTCCGTGAAAGATTTAGAATCGCTTGGCCTGTTACTCAAGACTGAACAAATTACGCACTCTGTCGGACATCGTCAACGCTGCGGGACGACTGTAGAGCCGTATTTATCTGAACAGTGGTTTGTGAAGACAAAGCCCCTAGCCGAACGAGGAGTCCAAGCAGTTAAGGACGGCCGTATAAAATGGGTTCCTGAACAATGGGAGAAGACTTATTTTAACTGGATGGAAAATATACGGGACTGGTGTATATCGCGTCAATTATGGTGGGGACATAGAATCCCCGCGTGGGAGTGCAAAGACTGCGGACATATAACAGTCGCTGAAGTTGACCCTACAGAATGCGAAAATTGCCATAGCAAAAATATAATTCAAGAAAGCGACGTATTAGACACATGGTTTAGTTCTGCATTATGGCCGTTTTCTACAATGGGATGGCCCGACAACACTCCGGAATTGAAATATTTTTATCCGACTTCTTTAATGGTAACTGGATTTGACATTATATTTTTCTGGGTTGCAAGAATGATCATGATGGGACTTGAATTTATGGACGATGTGCCGTTCAGGGATGTATATATTCATTCATTAATACGCGACGAACACGGCAAAAAAATGAGCAAAACTAAAGGCAATGTAATAGATCCCCTCGTCATGATAGAGAAATACGGCGCGGACGCATTAAGGATGACTCTGGCGGCTTTATCAGTTCAGGGGCGCGACATTCTTTTATCGTCAACAAGAATCGAGACATATAGATTTTTCATGAATAAATTATGGAACGCTGCGAGATTTGCATTAATGAATCTTGACGACGACTCACACGAGATAAACCCGAATAATTTGCAGATGCACGATAAATTTATTTTGACTCGGACTCAAGAAATGGCCTCAAAAGTCCGTGAATTAATTGACTCCTACGATATAGGCACAGCAGCAAGGAGTCTTTATGATTTTGTCTGGGGCGATGTCTGCGACTGGTATTTAGAGATGTCAAAACCTGCACTCAAAGGCGACGAGGGAGAAGACAGGCGCAAGACTACAGCGGGAGTTCTTGAAGAAGTCTTTAAAGTTACTTTGCCATTATTGCACCCGTTTATACCGTTTATAACTGAAGAATTATGGGCGGCCTTTGGATATGGAGAAAATTATATAATGCGCTGTTCATGGCCTGAGTCTAAGCAGGAATTTATTTTTGACGGAATAATAGGAGAAATGCGAGTCTTACAGGATTCAGTCAGGGCTTTACGAAATTTGCGGGCAGAAGCTCATGTACCTCCGCAGCAATGGCTTAATAAGGCAGTTATACGCGTTAAATCAGACTCAGAGAGCGCGAAAATTTTACGTGAATCATTAAATCAAGTCTGCAATTTATGCAAGATTCGTGATGTAATTCTTGAGGAGCCTTCAGAGAGTTGGAATTATGGCGCGTCATTGTCTTCAGTAACAGGCGAGTCAGAAATTAAATTACCGGTCGGGGATGTTCTTGACGTTCAGAAGGAAATAACGAGATTGACTCAAGAAATTGCATTAATCGAGAAAAATATAGCGTCGAGTCAAGCAAGATTAAACAAGTCTGATTTTGTAGCGCGTGCACCTGCTGAAGTAGTAGAGAAAGAACGCAATAAAGTCAGTGAAGGACTCACACAAGTTGAGAGACTCAAGGCAAATCTTGAGAGCTTAAGCAAGTAAAAAAATTTTATGCCTTCTCGTGATTGGATAAAAATTTGCGGGAGGGCGTTTTTTTATGCAATAATCTGCACAAATCAGTGAAAACTCTGTAAAATGCCCGTCTAATCTCTTGCATAATTCATAAAAGCTGATAAAATGCAGGAAAGTTTTATTCAGGAGGTGTAATTAATGACTAAAGCAGAACTTATTGACGCAATCACTACTAGACTTAATATGCGCAAAAAAGATGTTGCTCCGGTCGTTGATGGAGTTTTTCAGGAAATAGAGGGCGCACTCGCAAAGGGTGATCGCTGCACGTTTGTGGGCTTCGGAGTTTTCGAGGTCAAAGAGAGAGCCGCAAGAGAAGGACGCAACCCGCAGGATCCTACAAAAGTCGTTCACATCCCGGCAAAGAAAGTCCCTATGTTCAGACCCGGTAAAGATCTGAAGGACAAAGTTCTTGACGCTCCTATCAGCAAATAATTTTTTCTGGTATAACTTGAAATCTTAGGCGGCTTTGTATTATTCAGGCCGCTTTTTTTGTGTATATAAATTTTTCGTGAAGGGAATTATATAATTATGCTCGAATTCAGGCCTTTACAGTGGCAGGATAAAGAAATTTTCACGCGCTATTATTCAGACTCTCCGGTTCATTATGCCGAGTACTCATTTTTTTGTCTATGGGCATGGAGGCACGCTTACCCGATTGATATAGCTTTTAGCAAGCAAAATTTATTATGGTTCAGATCCGGCGGAACTATTCCGGGAATATTCGGCCCTATTGGAAATTGGCGGGATATTAATATAAACTGGGACAATGAATTATCGCAATTTGAACGCGGCAGCATTATTTACGACGTGCCCGGCGATTTATGCAAAATTTTAGAGTCCCGCGAAAATATAAGACTCACTAAAGACAGAGATCAGCACGAATATATTTATGCATGTAAAGATTTAATCGCTTTGAAAGGTAAGGCCTTTGCACATAAACGCAACAGGGTCCGGGCATTTCTTGACGGTTACGAATGGGATTATTTCCCGATTAAGCGCGAAGATTTTGACGATATTATTAACTTTCAGGAAAAATGGCGCATTCACAGGGACGCAACACTGAATCAAGACGAGGCGGCTTCACTCTTAGACGAGGACGAGGCCATAAAGGAAGCATTAAATCACTGGGACGAATTTAATTTTATAGGCGGCCTGATAAAAGTTAATGATAATATAATTGCTTATACAATAGCGCAGGAGTTAGACACTCAAAATTTAGATGTCTGCTTTGAGAAGGCATTTGCTGAATACGCAGGAAGTTATCAGGCTATAAATTATTTATTCCTGAAAAATTTGCCGAAAACTTATTTATATATTAATCGCGAGGAGGATATGGGCGAGCCTGGACTCAGAGAAGCAAAATTATCTTATAATCCCGTCATGATGCTCGAAAAATATCAGCTCGAAATATTATAAATTTATAGTGAAAGCAGGCGGAAAATTAAATCATGATTTATCTTGTAATAGGCTTATTTGTTGCGCTGGCTGTAGGTGCATTCTTAAGACAGCAAAATAAATCTGCTAATCCCGAAAATAATTCACAGTCTCAATCTGAAGGCGAAGAACTTGCGCCCGTTGTTGTTGAGAATGAATCGCTGGATTTGCCGGACGATGACTCACAAAATGAAGGCGGCTTTATTCTCTCTGCACGTCCTGTAACTGACGCTGATACAGTATCAGGAGCAACTTATTCATCACATGCCCCGGCCGGTGAAGAGTCCCCCTATGGATTATCAAGCGAGCCCAAGAAAAAAGCTCAAGCACAATCAAATTTATTACGATGGTGCGGTCGTGCAGGCTCAATACAGATTAATAATATAGTCGTTCCCGGCCCTGTTGTTTACTGGTCAAACGGGGAATGCGCGACTCCTGAGCCTTCATGTATTGATGTAACTTTGCCGATTGAATTTCCTAAACAGGGCGAAAATTTACCCGCTGAAGGTGCAGAAAGTTACGCGGCAATGAGTCCATTACAACGGGGGATTTATTTAACTTGGCTGTCAGGTGCTAGAATTCAACCGCCTTTGCATATTTGTTATCCCACTATATGGCTTTACGGAATCGAACGCCGCACAATTATTGATAAATTAGATCTCGGTTTATGTATTAATGAAGCGTTTAGATTGCTGCCTCTTATGCGCTGGGAAGCTCTGACAGAAAATATTATCACGTTTATAACTTGGCTTGCTATAAAAATTTGGCTCCCCGATGAAGATTTATTAAATTTTTGCAGTCGTTTATCAATAGTGCCTGAAGGTTTGCTTGATATTTTGTTGAATTCTTACGCAAATTCTATGCTGCCCCTTCCCAGTTCAGTAGCTTTTACTGTTGCAAGGACTTCAAAGCATTTACACCGGGATAATGACCCTTGGCTGCCTCACTCTGAAGAATTATTACAGAAATTTACGCCGATCTATAAAGAGTTATGCAAAGGAGGGCTAATACTTGCAAAGCCTCAAGACACCCTAAAAATTTCGTACACGCCTAATAATCCCTCTATACAACTAAGCAAGAAAGATAATGAAACAGTAGAAGTGCCTGATTTCTTCAAGAATTTAACAATTTTCAAGCCCTTATTAGACTCGTGGGAGGTATTCTTGACCGCTAATAAACAATCTGAGAAATTGCCGGATCTGTCAAATATTGAAGAACGCCCCGATTTTGAAGGATTTATCAAGACTCTAAGGCCTGAAGGGAGCGAGCTGCCTTTAATTTCTACACTGGGCAATCTCGGAAGATTATTCAAGTTTAAGATTTCTCAGGACGTAAAATTAACAGGTAAGGAACGCAAGGCAATTGTCGACACTGCACAAGTTGAAGGCTGGCAGATTGTACCGGATTTAGGAATTTCGGGGCGGGATTATCACTGGGACGACAAAATTTTATTTCTTGAGCTTAAACAAGGGACTCAATTATCACAAAGTTATAGAGTAGCTTCTTTCATGCTTGAATTTATCTGCGCGTCTGTTGCTGTCGATGAAGATAGAGTTTTCGAGCCTTTAAGACAACGAATGAATGAATACTTCCCATTAACTGAAGACGATAATATAAGACTCGAATCACAAAAGCCGCTGAACTCCCCGACTCAATACGGGCCTGACTATTACGGCGAATTCTTGTGTGCTTGGCTGTCTGATAGTGAACGTAAAAGCGTCAGAAATTTATTAATCGATGTAGTAAGCTTTTTGCCCGAATTTAATAATAACCCTGAAGTAAATTCTATTGCGTGTGAAGTCTTAAAGCTCCGTGAAGATGAAGAGATTCCAGCCAGTGAATTAAGCAAGACTCCTAAAGAAAAGGGCCGCGATGTATTGAAGTTAATGACTCTGTTATTCAAGAATAATTAAATTTTTTGCTAGTTTTGCCCGGTGTTGAATTATGCCGGGTAATTTTTTTTTTGCTGTATTTCGTGATTTATTCTAAAAAAGTCCACAAAAAACTAACAAGGGTTGTGCTATAATAAAAAGTGTTCGATTCTTTTATTACACGTGGCTAGGAGTTAGTAACTTCTTTCCACCCTTGTTTTATGCTTAATTATACCATAAGGCAGGCGGGCGGGCAGTCATGTGTAAAAATTTTTATTCAATTTTAGGAGGTTTGCTATAATGAAGCAACGGAAATTTTTTGCGCTCGTTTTTATGTTGATCTTGTTATT from the Synergistaceae bacterium genome contains:
- a CDS encoding valine--tRNA ligase; its protein translation is MNRNRNLEKNYSPDSIEQKWYKKWLEAGLFDANINPDAKAFSIVIPPPNVTGSLHVGHAFDHTFQDIMCRAKRMEGYSVLWLPGTDHAGIATQNVVEKDLAKKGISRYDLGREEFVKKVWEWKKVYGSRIIEQMKRLGNSCDWRRERFTLDEGLSRAVRAVFVRLYKKDLIYRGKYIVNWCPRCATAISDLEVEYSEEQGNFYYVKYPLIEQDCGENFIIVATTRPETIIGDVAIAVHPRSEKYKHLIGRHVKVPLTERVIPIIQDNMVDPEFGTGCVKITPAHDPNDFLVGLNHNLEQIQVIDSQGIMNENAGKYQGMTIKDARTESVKDLESLGLLLKTEQITHSVGHRQRCGTTVEPYLSEQWFVKTKPLAERGVQAVKDGRIKWVPEQWEKTYFNWMENIRDWCISRQLWWGHRIPAWECKDCGHITVAEVDPTECENCHSKNIIQESDVLDTWFSSALWPFSTMGWPDNTPELKYFYPTSLMVTGFDIIFFWVARMIMMGLEFMDDVPFRDVYIHSLIRDEHGKKMSKTKGNVIDPLVMIEKYGADALRMTLAALSVQGRDILLSSTRIETYRFFMNKLWNAARFALMNLDDDSHEINPNNLQMHDKFILTRTQEMASKVRELIDSYDIGTAARSLYDFVWGDVCDWYLEMSKPALKGDEGEDRRKTTAGVLEEVFKVTLPLLHPFIPFITEELWAAFGYGENYIMRCSWPESKQEFIFDGIIGEMRVLQDSVRALRNLRAEAHVPPQQWLNKAVIRVKSDSESAKILRESLNQVCNLCKIRDVILEEPSESWNYGASLSSVTGESEIKLPVGDVLDVQKEITRLTQEIALIEKNIASSQARLNKSDFVARAPAEVVEKERNKVSEGLTQVERLKANLESLSK
- a CDS encoding HU family DNA-binding protein, with the translated sequence MTKAELIDAITTRLNMRKKDVAPVVDGVFQEIEGALAKGDRCTFVGFGVFEVKERAAREGRNPQDPTKVVHIPAKKVPMFRPGKDLKDKVLDAPISK
- a CDS encoding DUF2156 domain-containing protein, with the protein product MLEFRPLQWQDKEIFTRYYSDSPVHYAEYSFFCLWAWRHAYPIDIAFSKQNLLWFRSGGTIPGIFGPIGNWRDININWDNELSQFERGSIIYDVPGDLCKILESRENIRLTKDRDQHEYIYACKDLIALKGKAFAHKRNRVRAFLDGYEWDYFPIKREDFDDIINFQEKWRIHRDATLNQDEAASLLDEDEAIKEALNHWDEFNFIGGLIKVNDNIIAYTIAQELDTQNLDVCFEKAFAEYAGSYQAINYLFLKNLPKTYLYINREEDMGEPGLREAKLSYNPVMMLEKYQLEIL
- a CDS encoding TerB N-terminal domain-containing protein — its product is MIYLVIGLFVALAVGAFLRQQNKSANPENNSQSQSEGEELAPVVVENESLDLPDDDSQNEGGFILSARPVTDADTVSGATYSSHAPAGEESPYGLSSEPKKKAQAQSNLLRWCGRAGSIQINNIVVPGPVVYWSNGECATPEPSCIDVTLPIEFPKQGENLPAEGAESYAAMSPLQRGIYLTWLSGARIQPPLHICYPTIWLYGIERRTIIDKLDLGLCINEAFRLLPLMRWEALTENIITFITWLAIKIWLPDEDLLNFCSRLSIVPEGLLDILLNSYANSMLPLPSSVAFTVARTSKHLHRDNDPWLPHSEELLQKFTPIYKELCKGGLILAKPQDTLKISYTPNNPSIQLSKKDNETVEVPDFFKNLTIFKPLLDSWEVFLTANKQSEKLPDLSNIEERPDFEGFIKTLRPEGSELPLISTLGNLGRLFKFKISQDVKLTGKERKAIVDTAQVEGWQIVPDLGISGRDYHWDDKILFLELKQGTQLSQSYRVASFMLEFICASVAVDEDRVFEPLRQRMNEYFPLTEDDNIRLESQKPLNSPTQYGPDYYGEFLCAWLSDSERKSVRNLLIDVVSFLPEFNNNPEVNSIACEVLKLREDEEIPASELSKTPKEKGRDVLKLMTLLFKNN